In one candidate division TA06 bacterium B3_TA06 genomic region, the following are encoded:
- a CDS encoding co-chaperone GroES, whose protein sequence is MWLYLSAAGRSFKGLGFIKNEAPTGNYKRDCVKHYEGGSTMKIKPLQDRILVERTEEEETVGGIIIPDTAKEKPQKGKVIEVGPGRKDDKGKLIPLELKPGDVILFNKYAGTEIKIEGKEYLLMREDDVMALVE, encoded by the coding sequence TTGTGGTTATATCTGTCAGCCGCAGGCCGAAGTTTCAAAGGTCTGGGATTCATAAAAAACGAAGCCCCGACGGGCAACTATAAGAGAGATTGTGTCAAACATTACGAAGGAGGATCAACGATGAAGATAAAGCCGCTTCAGGATAGAATCCTCGTTGAGCGTACCGAAGAAGAGGAAACGGTTGGCGGGATCATTATCCCGGACACCGCCAAAGAGAAGCCGCAGAAGGGCAAGGTGATAGAGGTCGGTCCGGGACGCAAGGATGATAAAGGCAAGTTAATCCCCCTCGAACTAAAGCCGGGCGACGTCATTTTATTCAACAAGTACGCCGGAACCGAGATCAAAATCGAGGGTAAGGAATACCTTCTCATGCGCGAAGACGACGTCATGGCGCTTGTGGAGTAA